The following DNA comes from Panthera uncia isolate 11264 unplaced genomic scaffold, Puncia_PCG_1.0 HiC_scaffold_650, whole genome shotgun sequence.
TTTAAAGCTTCTTAAAGTCCAGGCTTTGTTTCCCATAAAGCTCATTGTTCAGCAGGGGAAGTGACATGGGGGATAAAGGTGGGagtgaggaaaatggaaaactgcTCTGTAAGTAGAGGTCAACAGATCCAGTCCAGAGTCTGCCATTAAATAACCACGTGACTTTTCCAAAGTCATATGGTCACCTTCTagccaaaacacaaaacaaaacaaaacaaaaaaaactggccCTTATTATATCTAAatactttaatttcttatttataaaggcgctctctctctcaactgaTATAATCAATAATAGGATGTTATTGGTAGCCCCATCTCATAGATGATGGAGCAAAAGACTTTATGAAAATTCGGGGTCAGTTGTCACCGTTTTTCAAGCTTCTATTAATCCGTCAAAATATGTTGCCTTTGGAGGCTACATAACAAAGTATGACATACAACATTTTAATGTACTCCATTGTTaaacacagcccccccccccctaaatTCAGAGAACTGGCGGATTTCTTATCTTGAAAGACAATAGTCATGATGacttaatttcttaaattccctTAGCTACCTGGCCAAGTAGTTTCCAGGGGCCATATCAAATCACGCTAACCTATTCCCTCCACATTTTTTCAGCTGTGGTCTTCACTGACTATCCAAAGTGAAATGGAGATATGTTCCGCTTTGGGCTGTGAAGTGGCTGTAGTTGTGGGGGATGGACAAATGAATCAGAGGCAACTTTCTCTAAACCCAAAGCTAACTTCCATTTTTGCCCTAGTTTCAATGATTCAAACGTGTGCATAAATTTTTTTGCTCTTTGGGGGGCTCTTTTTTACCTGGCTTTCCTCAGATATTAGGCAAGCCTAGCTCTTACTTCTATATTTAATAACCACAGTTATACTgatcatgtattatatatttgtggTGTGCATATTTATAAACACAGCTTAAAAGTCATTTGAGACCAAAAAAGATCCCCCTAAATTACTGTAAATTATCACAcctttttctatttgtatttattactAAATCCATTTCTATAAAAGTCACAATAAATATGCAAAACTGCATTTACCTAAGTAaacttaatataatattattttagagCTTTATGTACCATAGAAATTAAGGTCATCCTTTAGAACAATACCatcacatttagaaaaatgtcatGTTATTACATCACATACTTGAATTCCACCAGCCATTCAGAAGCCAAAGCATTGAGTACATGTCCACACTAACACTCAAAGACTGGGAGGAGGCCAGATGTGGAATAAAATGCCCATCAAGTCTGTTTCAGGACAAGTGCTTCTCAGCATCACACCAACCccagaaacaaaattaagaactgCTCCTTGCACAAGATGTCAACAGGTTTGGGATGGGGAAGAATTGGTCACCAGGATGAGTCAAAGACTCGGCTATACTAAACTGCATCCACTACTGTATATTTGTTATCAGTGCCAACTGACAGCAAAGTATCAAATGTGAACACCAAAGAAAGGcttgattatatattttctaaatagcaCATAATGTCTTAGCATAACTTTTAAACTGAGGCTTCTCCATCAAATATGGgctttaaaataaactctaagggggtgcctaggtgcctcagttggttaagcgtctaacttcagctcaggtcatgatctcacggtttgtgggttcgagaccccgcgtcgagctctgtgctaacagctcagagcctggaacctgctttggagtctgtgtctccctcacggtctttgtccctcctctgcctgagctctctctctctctcaaaaatgaataaatgttaaaaaaaattaataataaaaaaataaaataaaataaaataaaagctaaggcAAGTTCTAAGATGAGGAGTTTCCCTCCATGGCAAAGAACTGCCAACCAGTGCAAGGCAATCATGAATCAAGTGGACCAGCTGGCACAACCTCCATCTAGACCATCAATAGCCTGACCCGCCCCCCACCCTTGACCTCACTGGTTACATTTCAAGTTCCAACTTGATTTCTCTTCTGTAATAGAATTATCTTAGGGTACCATAATTGAAACAATCTTCTTCATGTCTGTGAATGTATTTTCCTGTACAGTCTAATTTGAATCTAATGTAAAAGTCATTACATCAAAAAGCCCTAACaatgtggaaggaaagaagaatgacAAAACAGGCTCCTGATTCGATGGTATTTTAGGTTACTAAGTGTGACACAATAAAACTCCTGACCCAATTTCCACACAATTGATTTTCCAGCCCACAACTACTTCACCACGGAGTTGCTCATTACATCACTGTGCTGTGTGGTCATTACATCACTCAGCTGGGAGCAATAAGGCCTATCAGGCAGTGTTCGCTTCTCTAGCTTGCTTTTCCCAAGAATGGAGAGCCTGCAGACCACCTACACTCCCAAGAGTCCCCCTCTTTCCCAAGCCTCAGAAATTTTCTCGAATTTATTTCCGTGTCACATCCCAATGGACCAGGCTCGGGGGCATCTGACTTGGAGTGGACAGGTAAGGGTGTAAGGGTTTGTGCCCAGAAGTCTATATCAATATTCCAGATTCAGGGAAACCTATGTGTTTCAGGAGAATCactccaaaacttttttttttctcctcttacctCTATGAGTTTCCAGGTCGGCAATCTCTTGGGATTTCCAGGACCCCGGAAGAACCTTTCCAGACTCTCTACTTCTGATCCTTTACCATTCCAACACCCAGAGACTCACTCCCTATTTCCAGTTTCCCTTATCTTTCGGAAAGAAACGTGTAAGGgcacacagaacacacacacacacacacacacacacacacacacacaaacgcaacacacacacacaaacgcaacGCACACCAACAAGCATGCACACCCTGGGCACCGAGACTCTGTGCCCCCCTGGCTTCAAGCTGACTTACTTGAGGAAGTACCTCTGGCCAGTGGCCGTGAAGGTCATCTCCCAGCCCGGGGGCAGCGGCAGCTCGTCGGTCACATCGTAGGACTGCTGGCGGAGGTGCGCATGTTGCTGCGCTGGACTGCCTGCAGCCCCCGCGCCGGTGCCCAGCTGCAGGGACGCGGGCGACGAGTGCGAGCGGACGTGCTGGGCGCCGCTGGCTAGCCGGGGCCCAGGGTGGCCGCCGGACGAGTCGGTGCTCGATTGGCGCGAATGCGAGCCAGAGTCAGGCTCCTTGAAGAACGACTCGGGCAGGATCTTCTTCCGCCACGAGCTGGGCTTGGGGTTCATGACCGAGTTGAAGAGAGCTTCGAGGTCCGTGTCTAGGTCCTGCGTGACGTGGATCACTTGCTGCCCGGGTGGCGGGAGCGGAGGGGGCACCGAGGCCGGATTCATCTTCTGCAAGGAGAAAGGAGGGCAGATCAGCCTTTCATTTAAAGTCGGAGGAAGGGGTTCGGAGGcagaatagaaacaaaagaaaaagtggaaacagatAGGTGTCCGCCTCAAAACCCCAGACACTCAGCGGTAAGGCCAGCCGGATGGGGGAGGGGTCCCTCCAAGGCTGGAGAATTATGCAACTTTCTTGAAGCAAATAAGTTGccgggaggaggagaagaaggaaaggcgggggagggggagtaaCTGCACTCAGGAGGTTgctgcactgctggtggcaaaGGACAGGTCGCAACTTTCCCCGGCAGGCAGCCCCCCCAAAGTTTAAACCCAAACCAGCTCCACGATGTCTCGACGCCGGAAGCCCAAGGAGCCCAGGCACCCCGGGGTGGAGCGGGGTGAGCGGGCGCGCTCCAGCGGGCTCTACCTGGGCGCGCAGCGAAGCCGAGTCTGGGCGTGCGGCAGCCGCCGTCCCGCCCGAACTCGCCGTCGGGCCTCAGTCGCTCGGGTGCGTCCCGAGCTCGCAGGGATGTAGCTGGGGCCCGGCTGGCAAATCCCGACTCGGAGCCTGGCAGCCGAGGGGCTTCGGCTCTCACATCCCCCGAACTGGCCTCAGGCGTTCGCGCCCCGCGAGAGGGAGGCGGAGGAGAAGCAGACAGCGCGGCCGCCGCGGCTCCCGGACTGTCCCATAAACAAAGTTTGGAGCGAACTCCCACTCCCAGAAAAGAGGCGGGCCCGAAAGTTGAGCTGTTGAATTATGCATGACCTTCAAGTCCTGAGCCTGCCTGCCTCCTCtcgtccctccccttccttctcctccaccgTCTCCTCCCCCACCCGGCTCCAGAAACCCCTGGGCGTGTTAGGTACTTTGCCGGGTAAGAGGAGACTGGTGccccccacccactcctcccGGGCGCGCGGACCTCTCCCGCGGAGCCCTGGACCTGCATTCCTTTGAGTTTACTACGGACTTAGGGCGGGATCAAAGGGAAAGTGGCCTGCGCCTGTTTAATCAAGGACTTGTGGACCGAAACTAAGGCTGGGGGCGGCGGAGGGCACGCGAGTGAGAGGCCCAGGCCGAGGAAGGGCCGGTCCTGGGTGCCGCGCCCTCCCTTCCTCCGCGGCGGAGAGGCCTGGAGCGCGCAGAGCGCCGCACTGATCTGAGATTCTGCCTGAGGGCGGGCTCGGGTGCGCCCTGGCGCGGGGAGACAAGGCCAGCCTTTCCACGGGAGTCTGCTTAGCGCTTGTGACCATATTTGGTCTGGCGAGGAGGCATCTTGGCTGTTTGGCTTGCAGTTGTCTGCTAAAGCGCAGACGGTGCCCAGAAAGTGCCTCTGTCACTAGAGATGCGGATTCGTCAATGGGTGCGTTGTAAACAAACAACGTTCAATCCATTCATCCAACCTAAATCTCCTCTACGGGTTACTCAGGTCActagaaattgaagaagaaacctGGTCAAAGCTGGGTGCTGGAAAGGGAGAGTAatcgcgcccccctcccccgcgaCATCCGCGCGGTTGTGGGAGGATTGGAATGTCCCCGACGCCCTCCAGAGAGCCTGGAGCCGGGATGGAACCCGAGCAGGTGGCTGGGAGTAGAGAGGGTGCGCCAGTGACCCGGAAAAAACCACGCACCCTCCCACCGACTGGATCTAGGAGAGGGGTGGAGACCCCCAGCCCCTAGATCTAGCCTGGCGAGACAACTGCGGGAAGTAGGAGGCGGCCTTGGCCTTCGGAGCGGCTCAATTCCTTCGTTCCCTAGTCCCCTCTCCggggtggggaaagagggagggggaagcgGCTGCGAGGTAAGTCACGTTTCACAaagcccctaccccaccccattTGATTCAAACAGAAGTTtgtgaaataaatcaaatgagGCAATATACATACAACCGGGACTTCGCCGTGGTTGGACTTAGGATTTCTTGACTTTAGGATGGTGCAAAAAGGATATACCTTCAAACTTTACCtcgaattttgaattttgatctttcccCAGGCTAGCGATACGCAGTACCATCCCCCGTGATGCTGGGCAGCAACAGCCACAGCTCCCGCTCAGCTCTGCCCTCAGAAGGGTAAACAACTTCCATCTGCAGCTATTCCACAACCCTGTGACAACTGTCATTCGCTTTCACACAGTAGTCAATAAGTTACTGGAGACATTCcgcactttattataaaatgggCTTTGCGTGAGATGATTTTGCCCCGCTGCAGGCTAAGgttaagtgttctgagcacatttaagataGGTGAGGCTAAGTTATGATGCTTCcctattaaatgcattttcaacttacgatattttcaatttacaatggATTTATCAGGACCTCAGCCTACCTaaatcaaagaagatatgtaAAACACTTTAAAGAGCACCTAGCCATCTGTAGACCTGcttgttaaataaaatagaattgtatTAAGTGCAGGTATTGTACCTCGACATTTTTATAAGGGTGAAATAAAGTCAAAATCTGGAGTTGCCTTAAAGGAGAAAAGTTTACAGGAAAGACAAGACCACCCCATAGTTTTGCCTTGGAGACAGGGGAATACTATATTTGGGGGCCATTCCCTGAATGGCTACTCCCTGTCACTGCCCACAGTAGAGCAGAGCCACCAAAATGAGGCACCCCTCACCCCATCATCTGCACTTGAAGGTGTGTTCCGATTCCAGACTCCCCACAGAGTGGGAAAAATCAGGGCTGCCTTAGAGAAAGATAGCCGTGTGAGTCACCTTCAAAGATAAGCAGACAGAGCATAGCTCCTTTCAAGAGACTCAGGAACCCCAGATTTCCTGTGTGGCTAAGTTCTCTGCCCATAggaccagcagaaggaagggggaagctACCACAGGTCACTCTATGGGAAACAGTATCTTTGCAAGCCATCATCAGAAGCCACCACAGTTATAACAATTGGGGCAATGAATTATGGAACTAGAGGAAGTGACTAGGACCAGATGGTTACTAATCAGAAGCCACAAGGCTGACTTAATGATTTAAGGATGGAAACTGAGTCCAGCCTTACTCCAGGAAGGTTCTCACCCAAGAAGGAAGGGCCTGCTTTGTAAAGGGTACCTGGCAGCtaccagagaagaagaaaatgctaaGGGAGCCATGAGAATCAGCCAGTGAGAATCACAGTTGGGATTGGATGGGTCTCCATTCCTTGCCAAGCTTTAAGAAATAGTGGAAGACAGAGAAGTAGATGCCTGAAATGGAAATTGCCCAGACCAGAGGATAAGTCAAAGGGAAAACCCCCAGTTTTCAAATACCCTATGTGATGTATAGTGGACAGTTGAAGACATTTGCTTCAGTCCTTCAAACCACAGCTTCAGATGACATAACATTTACAAGTACCTCGGATGTGTCAGGTACTACCATGGAGGGGGCATGGTGTAGTGGCTACGTGTATAATCTCTGGAGCAAAATACCTGAGTTGCCTTGAACAAAATACTTGAGCTTCCTATTCCTgggtttcctcctttgtaaattAAGTAGAACCCACTTCACAGGGTTCTAGGTTAAAACACTACCAATTTTATCCATTGACCCATGATAGAACACAAGTTTTGAAGTGCCTGGCTCTACTGCCAATATTGGGCAAGTAATTTAGCTTTCCTAGGTCACAGATTATTCATATACAAGTTGGAGATAATATTATGGCAGTCCATGACATTGCTGCTTTTCAGTGGCCCACCTTCCTGTTAGTCACACCCTTATGGAGTCCCTTCCAGCTTAAATCTGGTCTAGGCCAGTGACTTGCCTTAACCAAGAAAATACAGCACTAAATCTGTGCTAGTTCCCCCCACCGCACCCCACTCCATCCCCCGCCTTAACCCCTAAGAAGGTATCGAAGTTTCTATTTTTGTACTTTTGGGACACCTAAGTCACTAGGTAAGAAATCCAACTATCCCACTGGAGGGACCACATGGAGAGGCAAAGACCATGAGATACGTGGAAAGAGGGAGAAGTCTGAGCTAAGCCCAGCCCCTCACGGGCCCACGGGCTGACTGCAAACACCTTAGTGACCACTATCAGAATGAGTAAAAGAACTACAGAGCCCAGACAGGCCCAGACTGCAGATCTGTGAGTCAATAAAATGGATATTTGGTTTAAGCCgttaaattttggatttttttttaatgcaaaatgaaCATTcaaaggattaaataagaaaatgcaaaatgaaatttttaacaCAAATTCTGTTACATACtaaagcactcaacaaatactggCTGTGATTTAAGTCTCATGGAGATCTGGAGAATAGATAACATGTTttatatccctattttacagataaggaatctgGCCCAGTGAATTTTAAAGTACGTTGTCCAAGTACATGCAGTGAATTCATGAAAAATCGCTCATATTCAGCCCAGTACTTATTCTAGATCAGAATCCTTTTTCTACTCTCCCATTCTGTGTGAGCCAGGAGTTGCTCCCTGGTATTGTCATTTTAAATCAGTGTACTTCTTCCCACCTACTTATCTCATAGAGAAACTCCACAGTTTTATAAGATAATCAATCGAGAGTAGGGGAATTTTTCTCTCCACTTGCAAAGACTCTCCCCTCGAAGTTGATTCCTGCTTCCTAATTTTCCCCTCAACACTTTTACTACAGAAAGCTTCCCCGAGCCATCAATCCCTCCTCCCTGTCTACATTCAACCAATAGCAAGTGATTCTTTATCCTGGTGTCCCTCAAAACCATCCTTCCTTTCCTACTCCCACAACAGGACCTTATCTCAAAATGCTTGGGGGCCTCCTACCTGGTTTCTCTGCCTCCAGTTTCTCCTTTTTGGCCTCCTGTTGTCATGATGTCATTCCCTGGCCTACCAGCTTTTAACAACTGCCCACAAGAATAAAGGTCAGAGCTGTCAATCTAGCACCCAAGGACTCACAACAAACTgccatcttcatttctttctgaccTTGATTCTTACACAAATGTATCTTCATCCAGTCCAGCCAGGCTCTCACCCAAGCATATTTAGCCTATTCCTTCACTACACATATCACTCTGAACCCTGCTCAAAACCGCCCTCCATACTCCATTGTCAAGCCTCCATTAGTCTCTCTCCCCTAAGTTcacattattgtttttttctttgtttccttgtctgtttctTTCACACATAATCATATATAACACTGCCTCATATTCTAATTTTTACCTCAGTTATCTCTTGCCTCCTCAACTATAGCTGCTGGGGCTAGAAGAATCTTACATTTCTTTGCGGAATTGCTCCTCTGAAGCCCATAATTCTTTAATGAGGGCCTAAGGATCCTAATATGATTTTGCCCATTCCTCTTTTAGCACCCGCTGGTGAACTCTAAACAGTTCATAAGGTAGACTCTTACCATTCATTATAGTTTGGGCACTTAAAATGAACTCAGCTCCTCCAGAGAACTGTTTGAAAACTTGTTTGAAAACAAGTTTAAGagggcttcattttctttttgttttaacccATGCCTGACAAGGtattctccacacagcagtgTTCTGTACAGGTGGTCACCTAGCCCAATGGTTGTCCTGATTTTGTCATCTGCCATATTTGCCTCAGGAAAGCCACAAACTGCTTTTCTCAGCCCTACCCCTCTCAATTGCTGACTTGGTGTGAGTGACTGACTCCAGTTAAGGTGAATGGTCAGAAACTTGGTGGGGTGGGTAAGTTGTTAGAGGACTCCAGCCCAGAAGCCCTTGAGGCAGAACCTGCCTGGGCTTGCTGAACCAGTATAAGAAAATTCCCAGAGCAGGATCACCATTAGCAactgaaaaggaacaaaacagacaaggacCTTGAATAGATAAGGACTTGAATAATCAAGAGTCCAGAAAACTGTTGCTTAAGATTAATCTTTATTTCAATAGGAGAATAAGAGTTGACCAGTTCCTTGACAAATCAGATATGACACTTGTGTATTCATAATTCATTGCATCCCAATGTCAAGCACAGTGTCCAGCATACAGCAAGTTTACAAGTACTTAGATCAAAATGAGTTAGCCCTGCTACACATTTTTGCACTTACCCTTTATAGGTACAGGTCTCATTGTCAGGCTTCACTTTTGTGTTCCTAATAAATGCATCACTGGCGTGATTGGAAGGAAGATAAttttgataatgatgatgatggatgGGACTCTGTTCTGCCTAATGTTCTCTATTGCTTCAGCAATGCAGTTAGACCAGAGGAAAGGGGAATTTCTGAGATTTAGTCTTTACTTGGGTACTGAGTGCAGGTGGTTTATCATCCAGtattttcactatttatttttacaggggaagatatttttaagtggaaaaaataaattaataaatgttttcttcgaggggcgcctgggtggctcagtcggttaagcatcccacttcagctcaggtcatgatctcatggttcatgggttcaagccccgcattgggctctctgctgtcagcacagaacctgctttggatcctctgaccccatcttctctgcccctcccccactcgctctgtctaaataaataaataaataaataacattgaccaatcaatcagtcaatactctaagagaagaaaaatagagatcAACTATCAAGATATATTGcaaagcagggtgcctgggtggcttagtcaattaagtgtctgactttggctcaggtcatgatttcacagttcatgggttcaagccctgtggggcatgctgacactcagagcctggagcctgcttcagattctgtgtctccctctctctctcagcctctccctcacttacactctgtctctctctctcaaaaataagtaaacatttaaaacaaagatatattGCAAAGCTATATTGCCAATTGCAGCATCATCTAAATTAGaagtttcctaaatatttaaCAAGAGATTGGCTAAGTATATGTGAAAGCTTAATATCTAATGAAATTTTTGGTAGCTATCTGAAATAGTACTTTTGAAGACAACATACCAATgtgaaaaagatgtttttttattattttcgaAGAAATAAATCAGAACCCAGTATCTATGTTAAAAAATTcctaaatgctaaaaaataagatgttaaaataaaaaagataaatgtttctgtCTATGTACTTAGATCATCACTCTCAGAAACCCAAACCATATTATTAATACCATTGTGGGTATGATGAAAGAACTAATTAGCAGTGTTTGGGGATAAATTTCAATGTTCTTAGCATTATCCATACattcaagaaatatatatatattgtttgaGTGCCTACTGCGTGCAACACCAGAAGTGGTCTTTCAAGCTGAACTTGGAAGAGACTGCCACCTGATAGGAAAGTCATTGGTTGACCATGTCATTGAACTCCTCCCTCTACCCAAAGAAGTCCCAGATCTGGTTACACCAGCTGTTCAAGCCACTGCTCCTCTCCTGTCTTATTTGTCATGTTGACAGGAGCCCAGGATATACAAGCTCTACTCTTATCCCTCTGTCTCAGTATGGTCCAGACTCAAGTGAGGCCACCTTTCATGCCTGGTCATAAAAGATCCATCCCTTTTGGAgccaagaagaggagagaagcagTCAAACCAACATGGAATGGAGAGAGGGCCCAGGACTCAAATTCTGCTCCATGAGAGAGCTGACCCGATGACTATGAGTTCAAATCATACTTAAAAATGaccaaagttttctttaaaaatatatatttgcagaTAATCTTAAAGAGTGAATTTATCCTCATGTAGTGTCTGCCCTAATTTGACTATTTGATCATAGACGCTTCTACCTGGCCATAATAATTAAAAGTTGCTAGTATTTCAATTGTCACAGTAacagtaaataatatttatatgttttacagGCTACAAAACAATTTCACCTGTACAATCACACATGAACTTCACAGTAACTCTGAGAATTGGCAGAGAAGCCTCACTAGGCCTCCTAttacacagaagaaaacaaaggttcAGAAAATGTTGTGCCTTCCCAGAGGTCATCAACTTATCACAAGAGAGCCAAAACTCAAACCCTGTAGTGCCTCTAGGCTTTCATATTATATTTCTCTCACAACTTCTTACGTAAATCAGAGTCTTAATTGCTTCCTCCGTTGTGAGAATACAGAATCCAACCAATTCtcaaagcgagagagagaggggatatttttagttatttttcctcCACTGACTTACAGTATCACTTCACAAATGCTTTGTAATCTAATGGCCATTCAGTGTATAGAGGctcctaaaatttaaattgaagtttAGTTGTCTCCTCCCTCTCATTAAATACATGAGAACTCAAATGCGTTAGAGGATACTTAAAATGCAATCAAACCTTGATTAATGGAGTACTTGCGTGTATTAGAAAACCTTGTGTCATGTGAATCCTCACTACTAATTAATATGAACAGGCAGTCCCTACTTGTTTTAAAGGGTTTTATTTCTAGAGTTATTTTATAAATTGGTTATTTGAAATTCAGAATGTGTTTTGTTATAGAAAAAACATACATCGCAAATGATGGCTAGGCACCACAGCCATCCTTGGGAGTCCTAAACCTCACTGTGTCCTGATCCTCAGGCTGAGTCTTTCTAGACACTTAGAGGACTGATAAGGGAGACTGAGAGCACAGAAAGCAGGGCAGATTGCTTATAAAGTAGCAGCAAGAGAAGGTTCTTGCAGGGTCAAAGTGTTTCCTGTGACTTCAGGAATACCTGGTTGGGcaaattcacattttctatatCATACATTCTCAAGAAGTGGGAAGAAAAGTAGCTAAGACTCCTCTTGGCTG
Coding sequences within:
- the LOC125918300 gene encoding WW domain-containing transcription regulator protein 1-like → MNPASVPPPLPPPGQQVIHVTQDLDTDLEALFNSVMNPKPSSWRKKILPESFFKEPDSGSHSRQSSTDSSGGHPGPRLASGAQHVRSHSSPASLQLGTGAGAAGSPAQQHAHLRQQSYDVTDELPLPPGWEMTFTATGQRYFLK